One window from the genome of Elaeis guineensis isolate ETL-2024a chromosome 5, EG11, whole genome shotgun sequence encodes:
- the LOC105045834 gene encoding jasmonate-induced oxygenase 2, translating into MDSQEWPEPVVPVQSLSESGLTEIPANYVKPPSERPHAVSFLDGPEQGLKIPVIDLGGLVGDSGERRATMQAMWDACKEWGFFQVVNHGVSLDLVEKMRKLWKEFFHLPMEEKKAYANSPKSYEGYGSRLGVAKDAILDWTDYFFFHLSPDSVKNLDKWPLRPETLRGTAEEYGRELVKLCGVLMKVLSIGLGLDEGYLQKVFGGDDIGACMRVCLYPKCPQPELTLGLSPHSDPGGLTVLLADERVRGLQVRKGDAWISVQPAPGAFIVNVGDQIQVISNSVYNSVEHRVIANSVEERLSLAFFYNPRADLPIGPAPELVTPHHPPLYPTIKFEEYRLYVRKLGLHGKSVVESLKAM; encoded by the exons ATGGATTCCCAGGAGTGGCCCGAGCCGGTCGTCCCAGTCCAGTCCTTATCGGAGAGCGGCTTGACGGAGATCCCCGCGAACTACGTCAAACCCCCCTCCGAGCGGCCTCATGCTGTCTCGTTCCTCGACGGCCCCGAGCAGGGCCTGAAGATACCCGTCATCGACCTCGGCGGCCTCGTCGGCGACTCGGGGGAACGACGGGCTACCATGCAGGCGATGTGGGATGCATGCAAGGAATGGGGCTTCTTCCAGGTGGTGAACCACGGCGTGAGCCTCGATCTGGTTGAAAAGATGAGGAAGCTGTGGAAGGAATTCTTCCACCTTCCCATGGAGGAGAAAAAGGCCTACGCCAATAGCCCCAAGTCATACGAGGGTTACGGCAGCCGCCTCGGGGTGGCGAAAGATGCCATCTTGGACTGGACCGACTACTTCTTCTTCCATCTCTCTCCAGACTCTGTGAAGAACCTCGACAAATGGCCTCTCCGCCCTGAAACCTTAAG GGGGACCGCTGAAGAGTATGGACGTGAGTTGGTGAAGCTTTGTGGGGTGCTGATGAAGGTGCTGTCGATAGGTCTGGGACTGGATGAGGGCTACCTCCAGAAGGTCTTCGGCGGAGACGACATTGGAGCTTGCATGCGGGTGTGTTTGTATCCCAAGTGCCCGCAGCCGGAGCTGACCCTCGGCCTCTCGCCACACTCCGATCCTGGAGGCCTGACCGTCCTTCTGGCGGACGAGCGTGTCCGGGGCCTCCAAGTTCGCAAGGGGGATGCATGGATTTCTGTTCAGCCTGCCCCCGGGGCGTTCATCGTCAACGTCGGTGATCAGATTCAG GTGATAAGCAACTCAGTTTATAATAGTGTGGAGCATCGTGTGATCGCAAATTCTGTAGAGGAGCGCTTATCCTTAGCTTTCTTCTACAACCCTAGAGCTGACTTGCCCATCGGACCTGCTCCAGAGCTTGTGACACCGCACCATCCGCCACTCTATCCAACAATTAAATTCGAAGAGTATAGGCTGTACGTGAGGAAGTTGGGTCTGCATGGCAAATCAGTGGTGGAATCTTTGAAGGCCATGTAG
- the LOC105045833 gene encoding PHD finger protein ALFIN-LIKE 1 isoform X2 gives MVPDLSNILASGSYVMDFRFIVSVKSKKCWAAVQCCRNLLMSAKSMLDQPFELIDGWMSKLPQLLLVYYQVNQELWDLILLFFKTDRKRLFSMINELPTVFEVVTDRKPAKDKSGVDSGSKSRHSTKRSSDGQSKNNSKTVDEGYGEDDDEHSETLCGICGSNYSSNEFWIACDVCERWFHGKCVKITPAKAENIKQYKCPSCSSKRGRQ, from the exons ATGGTACCTGATCTTTCAAATATTTTAGCTTCTGGTTCAtatgtgatggattttagattCATCGTGAGTGTGAAGAGTAAAAAGTGTTGGGCAGCTGTTCAGTGTTGCAGAAATTTGCTAATGAGTGCTAAAAGCATGTTGGACCAACCTTTTGAGCTTATAGATGGTTGGATGTCAAAATTGCCTCAATTGTTGCTAGTCTATTATCAAGTTAATCAAG AACTATGGGACCTGATTCTGTTATTCTTCAAAACCGACAGAAAACGTCTGTTCAGCATGATAAATGAGCTGCCCACTGTATTTGAAGTGGTGACTGATAGGAAGCCAGCAAAAGACAAGAGTGGTGTAGACAGCGGAAGTAAATCCAGACACTCAACCAAG CGATCAAGTGATGGGCAGTCGAAAAACAATTCAAAAACAGTTGACGAGGGGTATGGCGAAGACGATGATGAACACAGTGAAACCCTCTGTGGAATTTGTGGTAGCAACTACAGTTCAAATGAGTTCTGGATTGCATGTGATGTATGCGAGAGGTGGTTCCATGGGAAGTGTGtgaagataacacctgctaaagCCGAGAACATAAAGCAATACAAGTGCCCCAGTTGCAGTTCCAAGAGAGGAAGGCAGTGA